Part of the Arachis hypogaea cultivar Tifrunner chromosome 6, arahy.Tifrunner.gnm2.J5K5, whole genome shotgun sequence genome, atttgatataaaatttatagttatcctttatatataatgatgagaGGGCATGGACTAAATGTAAGAATATAAGATATATAATTGTTAGTTTTCAACTTAGTTTGGCTCACTTCCAATTTGTTTTGTCATCTTTTACTCTGCTTTAAAATGTTATCTACATTATTGATATATGATATATGTAATTTCCTGAATTAATTTTCATCCGAGTTCATTTTGAagtaacatttaatattttttataactgGTATTGAGATTCCTACGTACATGAATTTTCTCCTCCAACACGATTGAAGTAAGTGATTATTATCTATTGTTCTCCTTATCTATGATATTGATATTTCAGTTTCCTTGAACTAATTCTCATAAGTAACACTTGATCTTTGTTGTTGTTAACTTTTGATCTATTATGTTGAGTTCCTAAGAATCCTTACCCAAAATCTAACATCAATAGGCAATAGGGCAAAGACTCTTCATTTTTACATCAGCTCCTGTCAGATTTGAAACATGATTTTCCCCAACAGAGATGGGTATTTCATTTTCCCTTCATGATATGGTTCCCTTAACTTCCTGTGGTGTCTTTAGCACCCACAATGAATCATTTCACTTTCTAACAGAAGAAAGTTTTTCTGCTAGTATAGCTCATCTGGAGATTTTTTCATGTCACATTCTTTGGTTGTTATTTATCCCTTCCTTGCTCCTTATTTATATATCTCTGGGAACTCAAATATTAGTGTCTTGTCTCATTTCTAGTTATTTGAAATGAGAGGTACTATTATCAGTCTGGACTTAGATTCAAATCTAttgcaaagaaataaaaaaagatgcACATTATAGTTCTTTTTTGGTTTATCATTTTTGTAATGTTTGCACCAGAAAGACTAGTGATGTATACATTACACACTACAGAGAGCATACTGATTACCTATTGTATTCTAGTTATTTGTGTAGTTCAATGATgggtaataatattattatgttatcaccctttatttttattaaaatcaggATTTCGGAAATCTGTTTCTTACCTCACAGAATGGCAATCCAGTTGAATGACATGTTTTTAACTTGAAACTTGAGCAAGAAATGTAATTATACTATTGTTGTACTAAGTGGAACTTTAACAACTCTATGCAGGATCTCATTTAAATTATTGCGCCATATTGTTTCATTTTCAGGCAAACATAACTCGAACAAATCATATAATGTGGACGATGGGAACTGATTTTAAGTATCAATATGCACATACATGGTTCCGACAGCTTGACAAGTTTATTCATTATGTCAACAAGGTAATTTTCTAACAACTCAGGAGAATGAGATACCTCCTTTAACTACTCAGAATTCATTTTTCATGATTTTCTTTTTGTCCTATATGATTTTCTATTAGTAAATTGGTATTGGTCATTGAGTTAAGGATGTACCAAAAATTCGTATAATCACTAGTAACAAGCTATCCCTACAATTTTTAAGATGATGAAGAATGTGTAAACTTTTTTCAGAACTCTTATTCAGTAAAATCAATTTTCTTGGTTAAACTTGTATCTAAAGACAATACAAACAGTAATCCTTAGATTAAAAAGGAATATATTTTATTGTGGTTTAACTCACAGTTTGACTTGCTGTCATTACTCATATGTTAATTTTAACTTTAGGATGGACGTGTCAATGCTTTGTACTCTACACCATCCATATATACGGATGCAAAATATGCTACAAATGAGTCATGGCCAATCAAGACTGATGATTACTTCCCGTGAGTTTAAGACTTAGTTTGCATAATCTCTTTTCTTAATTCCTGAGTTTTCTTTCTCATTGTATGATGTTTTACCTGTATTTgtgcatttttttttcaaaaaaaaaacaaagttatGCAGATAATGCAAATGCTTACTGGACTGGATACTTTACCAGTAGGCCAGCTATCAAGCGCTATGTCAGATTAATGAGTGGCTATTATTTGGTATGATGTCTATGTTTATGGGTAATATAAATAAGGTAACTGAAACTTCTGGTCCACTGATGTTAAGAAATTTATCTTTTACCAATACATTATTAGGCTGCAAGACAACTAGAATTTTTTAGTGGGAGAATGAATTCAGGGCCAAATACAGACTCATTAGCTGATGCTTTGGCAATTGCTCAACACCATGATGCTGTCACTGGCACAGAACAGCAGCATGTGGCAAATGATTATTCGAAACGATTGGCAATAGGCTACAAGGAGGTGCAGTTTCAGTTTATCTATCTTTTAGTAATTGTCTATATCCATTTGTTAGCATGTCACCTAGTAGCATTTTTCATTTTGCAGGCAGAGCAATTGGTTTCATCAACACTGGCATGCTTGGCTGAGTCAACATTGCCCGCTGGATGTCAGAACCCAGTTACAATGTTTCAACAAGTAAAAGatctttgttgttgaatttgaagTCTGTGGACCATTTTTCTTACTTGCTATAATGCCTGAATCTACATTGACTTGAAACTATTTCTCATCACTTACTGTTCCTAGAAAACTATTTCTTGTCACTTAGGCTGTGTTTGGTTATGAGGATAAGACAAGACAGGACACCGAGAACAAGACACAAAAATTAgtgttcttttattttgtttggtgataaactaaatataaaaaataacaaattatgaaagtccaatttactattattttttccatataaaaactttaggaagaaaaatataataataaaaaatataattatgaaaaattaataggaataatgaaaaaataagttgtgtccttgTTAGTGTCTTTGACTCTTTATGTCCTTCCTGTcagaaaagacaaaaaataaactaatttagTATCTCTGGATACAATGTTTGTATTCATGTCTCATCTGCCAAAtataattttgtgtctctgtatcATTGTTTCAGTGTCCTATACttataaacaaacgcagccttataGTTCCTTAGCTTTGTTAGCGATTAGCTTTAACGTGTGTTGGGATAACTGAAAGATTAAAATATTTCAATAGTTACTTATTCATGTGAAATCAATTTATGTTTTGATACTCTAGCAAGAAAATGGTTTTAAAATAATCTATTTTGTTTGGATTATATAAAATTGTTGTTTTGCATGATAAATTTACTAAATAAAGCATCTAAATGActgtttatattttaataatatattttattgaaCTCAGCTTATACTTATATTCATAAGTTCCAAATAGTGGCTTATACTTGTAAGCTTTTTTTCAGCTTAAACTGATCATCTTTTGATATACGATATAGTTTATAATTTTACCAACCTTTGCATGTGTTCACAAATATATGGTTCTTTCCTTTCTCTGTTCACTTGAAAGAAATATCCTTAATCTCAATTATTCATCATTCTGTGACATTTGCATATCTTGTTGATGCTTAGAAATTTGTCACCTTATTTAATGCATAAACACGTTGAGCTACAAGGAAGTTTTGCAATGTCCATATCTATGCTATATACTTGATTTGTTCATCCAATCTCAAGTTGTGTATTAGCCATATTATGTAACGACTGATGCTCAGAGCTTTAGATATTAATTTTTTCTCTCTATATGAGATTATAGTGATTAGAACTGAGATTGAATAGAATTAAATTTGTGTATTGATTGTTTCTGATTATCGTATCCAATTTCAAGCTGTAAGGTTTCTGATGATTGCAATCTGCTTTCctttcctcctcttttttttgtttattttccagTGTCCACTTTTGAATATAAGTTATTGTCCTGCATCAGAAGTTGATCTCAGTCATGGAAAGAATTTGGTAAAACCATTATTTCTTCAAATTTGTTTATCTTTGCTTCTAAGCATTCCATAAAgtgtttattttagaatttttaatcctcttttttCATCATCCTTGATCCTTCTTATATTTAGGTTATTATTGTTTACAACTCTCTTGCTTGGAGAAGGAACGAAGTGATTCGAATTCCTGTGAGTCATGCCatctttttatttcttgttgTCTTCAATCTGATATCTTGCACCACTTACATCAtttgaaagttgaaactaataTACAAAAGTTGTTACAATCTACATTCATTTGATTCTTTCGATGGTCAGCATGCTGTTAAAGGTTATTGGCGTCCCTGTTTACTGAAATAAGCTGCTTTTAAAATTTCATAGACTGTAAATGGTCTTTGGCTACCATTAATCAGAGGTGTCTTTTAGAAACAAGTGCTTGGTGAACCAAAATGTTAAAACCGCTTTTTTTCCCCACCAGAATAAAGGAATAAATACTCTCAGTGATCAACTTCTAATATAAATAACTGGTGCTGAGTTCATGGTCGTCTGTTCAATAGTTTTTTTCTATAACTGACATTCAAATGGGTTGTGTATGCTTTATTACATGGTCTAACTCTAACCCACTAGTTTTCAGCCATATCTTTTGTATCTATACAAGGATGTCTCATTGTCTTAATTCCAACCATACaaaaaagaggaggagaagagtaTAATAACCTAAAAGACATTAATAAAACGCACGAAATTGGTAAACATTGTTATATCCAATTTTTTATAACCTGGTAATGCATTGTTTAACATTCACTTATGAAGGATGTCTTTGGTAATCAGAGTTGACATGAATCAACTTTGATTTGCTTCTAAAAGCACGACTTAGATACAATGCATTATTACATTTTTATGAAGCGATGATAATAGGCTCACCAAACAATTTCGTATCTACAAAGACTATATATGCATCCTATTGGAAGCAATATAAAACTAGCCTCACTGCTTCACACATTGATTCAAGGGGGAGCAGCAGCATCTTGCATGGCCAGTAAACATGTAAAATCAAGTAttatgcttttattattattttaattttggtctGATCTCCGGGTCCTGGGTTCAAGCCATAGAATCAGATTCTGCGTCAGGTTAAACTGTCTACATTATACCTTTTGGGAGTAGTCCTAATCCAAACCCTACATAATAAGAGATGCTTTGCATTGAACTGCCCTTTTTGTGGTTTTAGGCTATAGCCTTAGaggattctaaaaaaaaaatatgccaGGTCCTGTCTTGTCATGCTTACAACATTTGATAATATAAATAACATATAGTGCTTGCACAGATAAGTTTCAGTTATGATCTATTAAACTATCATAATGTTTACTATTGTTAACATGCCTTCCATTGCGACAAATTTCTTTAGGTTATTGATGACAATGTTGCGGTTCATGACTCTAATGGCACAGAAATAGAATCTCAACTTCTTCCTCAAGCTGAGGCCTTCGAAGGCTTAAGAAACTTCTATGTCAAGGCATATTTGGGACACACTCCACTCAACACACCCAAATATTGGCTTGCGTTCACAGTTTCAGTACCTCCACTTGGTTTTAGCACATACACTGTCTCAACTGCCAAAAGGACAGGTTCTATAATAAATTGTTTTATTATTAACTAACTAATATTTATTTGCTTTCCATTTGCCTACAGAATTGGTTTTTTTGATAtttgatttcttcttgttttcagGTTCAACCAAATCATCAGTAAATACATATCAAAGTAATGAAAAGGCGAGGTTTGAAGTTGGTCAAGGGAACTTGAAACTTAGATTCTCTACAGATGAAGAAACACACAGCAATTATGTTAATATAAGAAGCATGGTGCGTGATACATCACTTTGCGTGAAAAGATTCCCCCTTAATTAGGAACATTTCATGTTGTAGTCTTGCCTGTCTTTGTGATGTTCTCCCTTCTCATCATCTTTTAGTATATTCTGTTAGTTGAGTCCTTCCACTGTTGTATACAAAATTGAAAATCATGAAGTAAAAACCTGATTGGCACTCTTAATTTTgaaatggaagatggacaaaCAAGTTGAACAGAAGTACCTTTACTACTCAGGATATAATGGAAGTCATCAAAAGGATCCACAGGTAGACATTTTCACTTTAAAATCCTGATATTATTAACTTTTCACTTCTCCTGCCATTGTTCTTCTAATATAAATTTGTTATTTCATTTCCGTTACAGAATTCTGGGGCATATATTTTTCGTCCAAATGGCACATATTTCATCAACCATGAAAGACAGGTTTTAAATGCAATCTGAAGTATAATATCTCTACGAACAAATGCCACAACTACTTTAAGTTAAAGTATTGAATTCTCAGGTTCCTTTTACTGTTTTGCATGGACCATTGCTTGATGAAGTGCATCAACAAATCAACCCATGGATATATCAGGTGTTCTGCTTGGTCTTTCATCTTTAACATCATTGGAATATTACTCTCTTACTAATAAACTCCTTTCATGAAACTGTCAATGTTTTGAGAAATTAACTAACACAGGCCATTTGAATATTTGACTCAGACTGATAAACTGAAATAATGTGATGTAGGTGAATTTGGAATTTAGGAAAATGGTAAATCTGATTCTAGTAATATGTtgctttaaatatattattttctaattgCTTTGAAAAGGTCAAGAAATGCTACTGGATTATAGAATGAGCATCTAGAACAATAGGACTAATACCTATGTCAGGAATGCATTTGCAATAGTTATATAAGGTGGTCTTGTGGCTAACAGACTAGCACCTTGATAAATAAATCACCATCACTAACCTTTGCTCATTATTTTCCAGTCACCtgagatctttttttttttaagatttcttttttctttcatgaTCCAGTTTATGTTATCTATAAAGGGGATAGAAGAGagttggtgtccaattttttccCTAAACTAGCCTTCTTCATATATTAAAATATCAGAAAATACTTTTTGCGTTCCTAAGATTTCATCCAAAAATCAATGGTTAAGAGAGCAAAATATTTACCAACTTGACCAGTGCCACATTTGTTACTATTATAcatattgaataaaaaaaacgGTGGAGTAATAGACATCAATGCCTACTAATAACATGTCTATTAGTCCACTAGTAATAGTAATTATAGTAACAATTAATGAGAAATAAGACTTCTTTTATCTATTTCTAACATAATATTCGAGATTAATGTGCATCAAATATGTCGGCAGATTACCAGGCTACACAAAGAAAAGGAGCATGTTGAAGTAGAGTTTATTGTAAGTTTTAAAatagttgcttttattatttatatttacgtTTGTGTCATTAATATTCATTGTGAAAACGGATACCAATTTACATTTATAACATGGTTTATATATGTGGGATTTTGGATCATTTGAACTGGTTATTTTTCGAATTTCAGGTTGGCCCTATACCTATTGAAGATGGAACTGGTAAAGAAGTTGCCACTAAGATTTCAACTGCTTTAAGCAGCAAGAAAACATTTTACACAGATTCTAACGGTCGCGATTTTATCAAAAGGGTATGCAATTTAGGTTCTGTTGAATATAATATGCCTTGAGGAATTTTTGAACCATCTTaactttcttcttttccttattccACAGCTATGCCTCTCAAATATTTTACTACCTGCTGGTTATTTAACTTATGTGTAATAATATTTTAAGCACTTCTTATTGGGTCAACTTTCAGTATATTCTTGACTACCATATCCATTAGGAtatgacaacaacaataacaacaaagccttatcccactaggTGGGATTGGCTACAAGAATCAAACGACGACATTGCTAATATTCATATATCTAGGTGCTTGATGTTGATTGTGACAAAGCAGCTCCTTCTCTGAGATTGATGGAAGCAACTTtgtatatttgataaaaaaacagTTGCATGGCTCGTAAAACTTTTCCTTGAATTTCAAGTTTagcttttttccttttctttgggcataacttaattttatttaacttatcCCGCTGCAGATACGTGACTTCAGAACAGACTGGGATCTGGAAGTGAACCAGCCCATTGCAGGAAATTATTACCCTGTATGTGAACTCATGTACATTAGTTCTTTCAAAATAATTGGTAGTTTTTAAAGGCCTATTTTCCTCCTCTTACTTGCTTGAAGGATTGTTAGTTATTGTTGAAACTGTTACTTATGCCTGCTGTGCAAACTGCTGGTAGTTGTTGTATGATAAATTATACAGCTACTCTTAATAAGAAACTTAAAATAGAAATATGTGCTTTCTCAATTTGGTTTAGTAATATTGTCATTCTCATTGATCGTCACTAGACTTAATTTCAACATTTATGGATGTATCCACAATGGTAACTACTGGCTTTATGGCACTTTGTTAGAAGTTCAAGCAGCAGTTATTATCATCCTTTTGGTTCacaaattatttctttttttttttttcattttgtcttCAGATTAATCTAGGGATATACATAAAAGATAATAAGACAGAATTCTCAGTTTTGGTGGATAGATCTGTTGGAGGATCTAGCCTAGAAGATGGACAAATAGAACTGATGGTCCACAGGTATGTGGTATTATTTAGATAATGCATTGTAGAGACTCCTGTTATAccaaaattgaaaatatattacCACTCCTATCTGGCACTGTCTTATTCTTGGAAATGTAGTACTTTTGGCATCTGTCTAAACAGTGTGTATGAATATAATATAGGACAAACCCCTTCAATGCCAAAAATATTTTGGAAGAAAGCATTGGAAGATATTGTTGGTATACAAGTAGGCAGTGATTACGTGTTCTAGTTCATGGAATAATGCAGTTTTTTTCAGGGAATATATCCACTTAAACATTTGTTATGGAGATGTTGGTTGAATCTCTTCCTTTTAGATAGGATGTGCTCAATCTGCATATTGAAGTTTGCAGCTTGTAGTTTAAGTGTTTGAACTTTGAAATGCACAGTATGCTTAGTTCAAGGCTCACAAGTTAATGTTCATTTTTTGGAAGTTGGTTTTGAGGATATCCTTCTCCCTAAACTTTTCTAAACATGT contains:
- the LOC112697104 gene encoding probable alpha-mannosidase At5g13980 isoform X2, whose amino-acid sequence is MCMHDEASTHYIDMIDQTTLGHRFIKEEFGVTPRIGWQIDPFGHSAVQAYLLGAEVGFDSLFFGRIDYQDRAKRKREKSLEVIWQGSKSFGSSARIFAGAFPENYEPPPGGFYFEVNDVSPVIQDNLDLFDYNVEDRVNDFVTAALSQANITRTNHIMWTMGTDFKYQYAHTWFRQLDKFIHYVNKDGRVNALYSTPSIYTDAKYATNESWPIKTDDYFPYADNANAYWTGYFTSRPAIKRYVRLMSGYYLAARQLEFFSGRMNSGPNTDSLADALAIAQHHDAVTGTEQQHVANDYSKRLAIGYKEAEQLVSSTLACLAESTLPAGCQNPVTMFQQCPLLNISYCPASEVDLSHGKNLVIIVYNSLAWRRNEVIRIPVIDDNVAVHDSNGTEIESQLLPQAEAFEGLRNFYVKAYLGHTPLNTPKYWLAFTVSVPPLGFSTYTVSTAKRTGSTKSSVNTYQSNEKARFEVGQGNLKLRFSTDEETHSNYVNIRSMMDKQVEQKYLYYSGYNGSHQKDPQNSGAYIFRPNGTYFINHERQVPFTVLHGPLLDEVHQQINPWIYQITRLHKEKEHVEVEFIVGPIPIEDGTGKEVATKISTALSSKKTFYTDSNGRDFIKRIRDFRTDWDLEVNQPIAGNYYPINLGIYIKDNKTEFSVLVDRSVGGSSLEDGQIELMVHRRLLLDDSKGVAEALNETDCVADDCRGLTVQGKFYYRIDPLGEGAKWRRTFGQEIYSPLLLAFSEKDDKDDWMNSHVPTFSGMDSSYTLPDNIAMITLQELDDGAVLLRLAHLYEIGEDKDLSVKTSVELKRLFPEKKIKGVKEMSLSANQERTEMEKKRFAWKVKGSLGDEHVLSRGGPVDQKELAVELAPMEIRTFIIYFDDNDMPNLLSDA
- the LOC112697104 gene encoding probable alpha-mannosidase At5g13980 isoform X1 — translated: MANKLLILFLGTILFLCVESKYIAYNTSQGVVPGKLNVHLVAHTHDDVGWLKTVDQYYVGSNNSIQGACVQNVLDSVVQALLADKNRKFIYVEQAFFQRWWRDQSEAAQDSVKKLVSSGQLEFINGGMCMHDEASTHYIDMIDQTTLGHRFIKEEFGVTPRIGWQIDPFGHSAVQAYLLGAEVGFDSLFFGRIDYQDRAKRKREKSLEVIWQGSKSFGSSARIFAGAFPENYEPPPGGFYFEVNDVSPVIQDNLDLFDYNVEDRVNDFVTAALSQANITRTNHIMWTMGTDFKYQYAHTWFRQLDKFIHYVNKDGRVNALYSTPSIYTDAKYATNESWPIKTDDYFPYADNANAYWTGYFTSRPAIKRYVRLMSGYYLAARQLEFFSGRMNSGPNTDSLADALAIAQHHDAVTGTEQQHVANDYSKRLAIGYKEAEQLVSSTLACLAESTLPAGCQNPVTMFQQCPLLNISYCPASEVDLSHGKNLVIIVYNSLAWRRNEVIRIPVIDDNVAVHDSNGTEIESQLLPQAEAFEGLRNFYVKAYLGHTPLNTPKYWLAFTVSVPPLGFSTYTVSTAKRTGSTKSSVNTYQSNEKARFEVGQGNLKLRFSTDEETHSNYVNIRSMMDKQVEQKYLYYSGYNGSHQKDPQNSGAYIFRPNGTYFINHERQVPFTVLHGPLLDEVHQQINPWIYQITRLHKEKEHVEVEFIVGPIPIEDGTGKEVATKISTALSSKKTFYTDSNGRDFIKRIRDFRTDWDLEVNQPIAGNYYPINLGIYIKDNKTEFSVLVDRSVGGSSLEDGQIELMVHRRLLLDDSKGVAEALNETDCVADDCRGLTVQGKFYYRIDPLGEGAKWRRTFGQEIYSPLLLAFSEKDDKDDWMNSHVPTFSGMDSSYTLPDNIAMITLQELDDGAVLLRLAHLYEIGEDKDLSVKTSVELKRLFPEKKIKGVKEMSLSANQERTEMEKKRFAWKVKGSLGDEHVLSRGGPVDQKELAVELAPMEIRTFIIYFDDNDMPNLLSDA